In Nicotiana tabacum cultivar K326 chromosome 10, ASM71507v2, whole genome shotgun sequence, the DNA window ATATGGAAGACAAAGGTACAACAAGGGCAGCAGACATTGGATGGATAACAGCACACAATGCATGTGTTGATGCATAAATCACTTTGAATCCACCAGGCTTCTTTTTTTGCACTGTCCTTATGGGAAATTTGGACGATGTTCGTTAATGTTTTTTGGGGTGCAATGAGTGCCTCCTTTAACTCTAAGGAGACGGTTCAAATATAGCAGGGTCAGAAGATCAATAAACAGCTGAAATACATCTGGAGTAGCTTCCCTCATGTATTTTTGGGCCTTTATGGCAAGAAAGCAATAGAACGTGTTTTGACAACAAGTCTACAGCAGTGTATGTTTTAGCAGTACAGTTCTAGAAATATTATGTTCTTGGTGTAGGCTACATGTATTTTGGATGTATATTCTTTTGTGGTTATGTAACAAGAACGGTTGCTGCAACAACCGAAACAACATAATGTTGGCCATCTTTTCACATGGACAGAAGAAACTAATATCATGGCTAATTTTTATACTACATAACACCACTACACATGTTCCACTAGAATAAACATTATAGGGAACCATGACAGCTAAAAGGAATGTGGTTGATAAAAAAGGCACGAAAAATACAAGCAGGCTGGTAATACATTTTATCATTGTGCACGGAATACTTTACATCCATCATGACGTAGCCCTACAAGTCCCATTTGGCTATGTTTGTCACCTCTTAAGGACCAATAGGACCATATCATGGTTAATTCAAGATCCCAGAATTATGGGCTTACCTCACAAAATAATGCTGCTAATGCTTTTCTCGGGCTATTCATTGTTCCAATAGTTCCGCAGCTGAGACATATGCAGAAGCAGTTCATCCCTGCCCAAACCAGAGACACTACTAGTCATTATCCATGCAGGTGGATGCTGATAATTCTGCCTAATCAACTCTTGGAAATCTCTAATATTCTCGTCTGGCCTTTTTGCCTTCCCTCCCTTCATTTTGTCACACTTCGTGAAAACGAAAGTTATTGGTATCTGTAAATGTATTGCATAAGTCACTTATCGCGGAAAAATGTTGTATGAAAGTCAATAATGGTAAGAAAGGAATTGTTTTTATAAGTAGCAATGGGAATAAATGACTTCAATAAGCCACATGAAAAGAATGGAAATGCTAACAGAAAGACTATGAAATTCAGCAAATCAGAAGCATACCTTATTGCGTCCGAGCCAATTAGCACAATCAAGGTCAATTTTCTGAGGGGGTACACTAGCATCAATAAGAAGCAGAACCGACACCAAGGTATCTCTATTTAAAAAGTAGCCTTTTGTGAAGGAGGACCAATCCATTCTGGCAGCTTCAGAAGCATTAGCAAAACTGAAACAAGCAACAAGAAATAAATTAGACGTAGATAAAATAGTTGATTTCCATATTAATGCAAAAGGTACAAAGAGTTACGTGATGGAAAAACATAACTCAAAGTGTTAGTTGATAAAGGAAATAGGAGAGAGTGCAAACTCAATGACAAAGGAGGCTTCTATGACTATGCTTGAGTCAGGGAAGGGAAAGTTAAAGGGGAGAGCATCAGATTCAATTGCTTTGATGAATAATATACTTCTGGCTGTTTCTAAGGATCAGAAGCAGACAATTGAGAAAGCAGATAAGGAGATCCCTCCATACATGTTTAATTACCAAATATGGAAAATGATTACTTTTACTTCGCTTTGTCATTTATTCCTTAACAACCAAGGGGGAATGACCTTATTCCTCCACTGTTACTTCCATTCCCTCCAACATTTTCTCCTCTCCCCTCATCCCCAAACCAAAAACTCCTAAAGTAGGCACAGCTATGGTCAGGTTCTACATCCTTAAACAGTGGGAAGCCTACCGAGATCTATAAAAGAATGAAAGATGAAGTAAATAACTCATTTATAGGCCTTCGTTAGTCGTTACAATTTAGCTGGTAGATCTGTAACTTAACAAACTCTTATTTAAGTTACTCTAATACATCTTCAAATAAATGTCAATAATCTAGACTGTTTTATCAAGACCTGAACAAGAACATAAATGTCTGATTGTTTGTTTAGCATTTACAACACCTCCACTGAATTAGGTTGATGTCAGCTAAACTGATTTGTCCAGCCCACAGTATACTAACTGTAAACTGACTTTGGACCTTTGGATCTAATCAAATATGCTAATTTTCTCCCTGATGATATATGATATTACAGCTTCTTGAATTGAAAACTTTAAAAAGATGTAATTGGAAATTCTCACTTCTTCCCATTCTACCTCACAGGAAAAATAGACACGACATTCTAAGATGGAAAAATAAAgcaatgaagaatgaaatttccaGATGAATGTTGGAACCATGATGCTTTTAATACAAAAAGCAGTAACGTTCAAACAAGAGGAGCATGTAAGCAATGTAAAAAGAAAGAACGTGGTGCTTCTTTGTACTGCAAATATATTGTTTATCTTGGATAAGGCTGCAATGTGCTTTATAAGTGTCAGAACAGACATATCTAAAAGCAGAGATATGAGATTCAATGTTTGGACTGACATGGGCTTAGTGAAGCAGCACCTAGATTAAGGAATTCAGTTAGCAACTAGGAAAAACTCAGTAAATAAGTTCCTGAGTGGCAATTAAGACATTTTCTTTGCATATCCCTTTTTCACGGGCATTTCGAGAATTCAATCACTTAAATTTAAACAGTCTATGTAGTTATATTTCCAAGATGATTGGGATCAAGATGATGTGTTTCCTCATTTGAAGCCTTTTACAAATGATATCATGTAGTTAACTCCAACTAGTTTGGTGTTGAGGCGCAGCTCATCGCTTAATCGAACAAACCAGTAGCATTTTACCAAACCAAGTGAAGTCATGCTCGTGTCCAAATAAAGCATCAAGTACGGTAAGCAGTTACTTGAGACTACCGCTATAGCCCACTAACCCCCAACCTGCTCAACACTCTTTGAAATAACTTGATCCAACACATTTCATCGTAATAGTAAAAAAGCTCACCTATCAAAGAGTAGCCTAGCAAATAGCATAATAATCAAGAAATTGCTTACCCATAACCAGGCAAATCCACAATGTACCAACTCTTGTTCACCAAGAAATGATTAATCAGCTGAGTCTTCCCTGTACATTTAAACATACTAAAATTAGGATCCACCTAATTAAAATAATTACCAACTAAATACTCCACtagttccaatttatgtgaccctatttcctttttaatctGTTTAAGGATGAACGTCctactaaatttgaaaataatttaacttgaacTTCCTATTTTACCCTTAACGACGATCTTTTATACCACATGTTTAAGACCATACGTTTTGCCAAACTTAATAGTCACATGAACATTATAAACAACAACTATGCCTCATTCCCAAACAAAACTGGGGTCGTCCTCACTTCTTTCTTTAAGCTCAACTTATATCATCATTGTGCCAAACTTGCATGGTCTTATGGGTAGCGCATCCATTTGCTCCAGAAGGATTGGTGGATCGAAACCTGCTCCTTACATTGACTCCGCCACTGTGGGCTTATGTTGTCAGTACCAAGCTCGGATAAAGGAGGCAGGTTGCAGTAGGCTCACAGCCAGCGTAAAACTTGCCAATTCATAATGAATCCTCATAATATAGTCACTACGACATATTTAAGACTACAAGTTTCAgaattcttcatttctttcttcaATTCTATGTTCAGTCAAACtatgtcacataaattgaaacgaatgGATACTTAAATTCAACTAATGCAAACGGGCTCCAAATAATAAGTACTACATTGCAAAAATCCAAACCTGGTTTCTTAGAAGTAAGAGCAACCTCTTTCTTCTTACACAAAGCATTAATAAGAGATGATTTTCCAACATTGGACCGACCCAACATAGCAAATTCGGGTTTCTCATCTTTTGGACAATCCTTAGGTTTATTACTACTCTTCACAAACTCAACCTCTTTAATCTTGGAATCCCCCGCATAGGGTCCAACAACTATATTGGATCCGGGTAAAATCATATCTTCGGTTATATCTTCGGGTTCAACTCCTGGAGCCATGAATAATACTTTCTTTGCTAATATTGAAGCTGCTGATTCTGAAGTTGTAGCAGAAGATTTAAAGGTTTTTGGCGTAAAGGCATGAATTGAGAAACGGGGATTTTTTGGGTATGAATTTTGAGAAAAGGGAATTTTGGGAAATGAATAAGGGAGTTTGGTAGATTGAGGGAAAGTGGAGAAGAGATGGAAATTGAAGAGGCGAAACCTTGACATTACTTGCATTTTGAGCTTTAATTCTAGTTCAATGGCTGCACTGCACTGGTTACACACTACTTATCTTTCCCAagatataaataataaatatatacttgttataaatatattatacttTGAATGTTAATTTAGTACTTCGTCGTAAATAAGTTTTTCGAAGAAACTTATCCATATGCGATTctaccgtaaatatgtttatctatttaagtactctattggaaatatatcacttcgatacccgattatggataaacattaccctcggtagaagattatccataccgggtataataagcttatcctttcagtacccagttatagataaatattacccccgatagaagattatccataccgggtataataagcttatcctttcaatacccagttatggataaatattatccccggtagaagattatccatactggatataataagcttatcctttcagtacccaattatggataaacattacccccggtagaagattatccatatcgggtataataagcttatcctttcagtactccgttatggataaacattgctctcagtagaagattatccatatctggtatagtagcagcttacacaacagcttcctttcttctataaatagaagagatttcagttcattatgtacatcagtttgaattcgaataatatatcagtttctctctatacttgtctttactttatagtctttattttataacacgttatcagcacgagactctgccatctcgagcaaatattttgaaagtatctgaggtaagaactttcttttcctaaataatgtcaaatctttctaaacttgaatttgtagccctggatatatcgggcaaaagctacatgtcttgggtgcttgatgctgaaattcatcttgatgcgatgggtctggcagacaccatcaaagacaaaaatcaggcatcaaaccaagaccgtgccaaagcaatgatattcctatgtcatcaccttgatgagggcctgaaaatggaatatcttactgttaaagatccagtcataatatggaataatttgaaagatagatatgaccacctgaagatggtcgttcttccacaggcacgatatgattggactcatctaaggctacaagattttaaatctatcagtgagtataattctgttatgttcagaattatttcccaattgaagttatgtggtgataatattactaatcatgatatgttggagaaaactcaccatttttcatgcctcgaatatgctcctgcagcagcaatatcgagagatgggatttaaaaagtattctgaacttatc includes these proteins:
- the LOC107815781 gene encoding GTP-binding protein At2g22870-like; translated protein: MQVMSRFRLFNFHLFSTFPQSTKLPYSFPKIPFSQNSYPKNPRFSIHAFTPKTFKSSATTSESAASILAKKVLFMAPGVEPEDITEDMILPGSNIVVGPYAGDSKIKEVEFVKSSNKPKDCPKDEKPEFAMLGRSNVGKSSLINALCKKKEVALTSKKPGKTQLINHFLVNKSWYIVDLPGYGFANASEAARMDWSSFTKGYFLNRDTLVSVLLLIDASVPPQKIDLDCANWLGRNKIPITFVFTKCDKMKGGKAKRPDENIRDFQELIRQNYQHPPAWIMTSSVSGLGRDELLLHMSQLRNYWNNE